The Neospora caninum Liverpool complete genome, chromosome X genome includes a region encoding these proteins:
- a CDS encoding Proteasome subunit beta type-7, related, with protein MASSSCIAFSYDDLGLPVVANAPRSALPVPSAAGASAPVSTGTTIVAVSFQGGVVLGADTRTSAGSYVVNRAARKISRVHERMCVCRSGSAADTQAVTQIVKLYIQQYAQELPKGEEPRVEAAANVFQSLCYQHKDALTAGLIVAGYDKVKGGQIYAIPLGGALMPMNYTAGGSGSAFISAFMDANFKDNMTQQEAVELVKKSVAYAISRDGSSGGMIRIVVITKDDMLEECVEGDKLPVAP; from the coding sequence atggcgtcttcgtcctgcATCGCCTTCTCGTACGACGACCTCGGGCTGCCTGTCGTCGCGAACGCGCCCCGCTCCGCGCTTCCCGTTCCCTCTGCTGCTGGTGCATCCGCTCCAGTTTCCACCGGGACGACGATCGTGGCAGTTTCCTTCCAGGGAGGCGTCGTTCTCGGCGCCGACACGCGCACCTCTGCCGGCAGCTACGTGGTCAACCGCGCCGCCCGCAAAATCAGCCGAGTCCACGAGAgaatgtgtgtgtgtcgctcgGGAAGTGCAGCCGACACGCAGGCAGTTACCCAGATCGTCaagctgtacatacagcaGTACGCGCAGGAACTTCCGAAGGGCGAGGAGCCCCGAGTCGAAGCTGCGGCAAATGTCTTTCAGTCTCTGTGCTACCAGCACAAGGACGCGTTGACTGCTGGACTCATTGTCGCCGGCTACGATAAAGTTAAGGGGGGTCAAATCTACGCCATTCCTCTGGGAGGTGCTCTCATGCCCATGAACTACACTGCGGGGGGATCCGGTTCGGCGTTCATCAGCGCGTTCATGGACGCGAACTTCAAAGACAACATGACGCAGCAGGAGGCGGTCGAGCTGGTGAAAAAATCCGTTGCGTACGCGATCTCCAGAGACGGCTCTTCCGGCGGCATGATCAGAATTGTCGTCATCACCAAGGACGACATGCTCGAGGAATGCGTGGAGGGGGACAAACTGCCTGTCGCCCCGTAA
- a CDS encoding putative zinc finger (C2H2 type) protein, translated as MPLPFAPPPPPFPNPHASHTHAGSPPAGASAAASFRSFPTFSSSPPPPPPPSPRAPTGFCRAPFSSPNPPALTPQPQAPAFRTPSLPSSPPSGASQPSARPSSSLPPPPAPFASSPSARPPPPPSACSSLPGSVASSRPPPSPPPASPSPRPCASFASAPPASPGLASCCYAPFRQRQSMHAGAESASAASPERRGSCAWSVPASGPCACASSFAAAGGNPECSGSGRALAASETPRSAHPTCAFGTSSGPSAPAQCRTQVSCSVSGCSPQRTAVAGCPRCSACCASAVAGSSAASPCHAASCGAFCGASAFPAAVPPPPPPPAAPHSSSAGFAAADATDGAPARNGSRAGCQPSSVPPPGGLGGDGRRVSSSFQSSACGWRSGENASSAVSGPAAPGNEGSAVPALPAGSPGSAVRPPPAPPVGPDKQMSFCGGVPPPPPLTEENAQAAHSASKRRAQPGGEGGADASGPDGFGKKRKREEEFVCLLCDKAFRSAKKQQLHEEEEHLPCDYPGCTYAGPVHVMIMHKLKHLKNEKGESLLDSEAEVAAWRAARKENFPSSRRAVKPKAPGSRPLPRPKSVLERILRETMESAYGRRLIHPAFFSSAFCPELPKMLPHPPLIYSLKREFRFAQLPRSPYTHPSGLCPSAFLVPPGGKGPTRDGRLWAGGKAGGPEVPLRPPLLYQLLAPEIRVYEEKLLAAIRFIVQSNFFLNEPRAEPEEQRLIEVIEEAAAPSNGAPPSPKNASDGTEEGHADSKGQTANALLECISVD; from the exons ATGCCTCTTCCATTTGCGCCGCCACCGCCCCCCTTCCCCAACCCGCATGCCAGCCACACGCACGCGGGGAGCCCGCCGGCTGGTGCCTCTGCCGCGGCGTCCTTCCGTTCGTTTCCgaccttttcttcttctcccccgccgcctccgccgccgagTCCTCGCGCCCCAACCGGATTCTGCCgcgcgccgttttcttctccaaacCCGCCTGCGTTGACACCGCAGCCTCAAGCGCCCGCTTTCCGAACGCCTTCCttgccgtcctcgcctccaTCTGGCGCGTCTCAGCCCTCCGCTCggccgtcgtcttctcttccgcctccgcccgCGCCTTTCGCGTCGTCCCCCTCTGCAcgcccgccgcctccgccgtctgCGTGTTCGTCGCTCCCGGGGTCTGTGGCGTCATCCaggcctccgccttctccgcctccggcctcgccctcgccgcggcCTTGCGCCTCCTTTGCGTCagcgccgcctgcgtcgccgggaCTGGCCAGCTGCTGCTACGCGCCTTTCCGCCAGAGGCAGTCAATGCATGCGGGAGCAGAAAGCGCCTCCGCAGCTTCGCCCGAGCGCCGCGGCTCCTGTGCCTGGTCCGTTCCCGCGTCGGGACCctgcgcgtgcgcgtcttcgttCGCGGCCGCAGGGGGAAATCCAGAATGCAGCGGGTCGGGGAGAGCCTTGGCGGCCTCCGAGACACCGAGAAGTGCGCATCCGACGTGCGCGTTTGGCACGTCTAGCGGTCCGTCCGCCCCGGCCCAGTGCCGCACCCAGGTTTCTTGTTCCGTCTCCGGATGCTCTCCACAGCGAACGGCAGTCGCGGGGTGCCCGCGGTGTagcgcctgctgcgcgtcTGCCGTCGCAGGCTCCTCAGCAGCTTCACCCTGCCACGCGGCCAGCTGCGGGGCGTTTTGTGGAGCCTCCGCGTTTCCGGCCGCAGTGCCGCCCCCGCCTCCACCACCTGCAGCCCCGCATTCTTCCTCGGCGGGGTTTGCGGCCGCAGATGCAACAGAcggcgcgccggcgcggaACGGCTCTCGGGCGGGGTGTCAACCCTCCAGTGTACCTCCACCGGGTGGCTtgggaggcgacggcaggcgGGTCTCCAGTTCGTTTCAAAGCAGTGCTTGCGGctggcgaagcggagaaaacgcgagttcCGCAGTTTCAGGTCCAGCGGCTCCAGGGAACGAAGGCAGTGCTGTGCCTGCGCTGCCGGCAGGCTCGCCAGGATCAGCCGTCAGGCCACCCCCCGCTCCTCCCGTAGGTCCAGACAAGCAGATGAGCTTCTGCGGAGGAGtcccgcctccgcctcctttgACGGAGGAGAACGCACAGGCAGCGCATTCGGCGAGCAAACGCAGGGCGCAGccgggaggcgagggaggggCGGACGCCTCTGGACCGGACGGCttcgggaaaaaacggaaaag ggaagaagaattCGTCTGCCTGCTCTGCGACAAGGCCTTCCGAAGCGCGAAGAAACAGCAGTTgcacgaagaggaggaacacCTGCCGTGCGACTACCCGGGGTGTACCTACGCCGGACCTGTCCACGTCATGATCATGCACAAGTTGAAACATCtcaaaaacgagaaagg GGAGAGCTTGCTGGACAGTGAAGCGGAGGTTGCGGCTTGGCgtgcggcgaggaaggagaatTTCCCCTCGTCGCGAAGGGCCGTGAAACCTAAG GCTCCGGGATCACGGCCCCTTCCGCGACCGAAAAGTGTGCTGGAAC GGATTCTCCGGGAAACCATGGAGTCGGCGTACGGCCGCCGCTTGATTCACCCGGCTTTCTTTTCGAGTGCCTTCTGTCCAGAGCTCCCAAAGATGCTGCCGCATCCGCCACTGATCTACTCCTTGAAGCGCGAATTCCGATTTGCTC AGTTGCCGCGGTCGCCCTACACGCATCCGAGCggtctctgtccttccgccTTTCTTGTGCCACCTGGCGGGAAAGGCCCGACGCGTGACGGCCGCCTGTGGGCTGGAGGCAAAGCCGGCGGGCCGGAGGTTCCTCTGAGGCCACCGCTGCTGTACCAGCTCCTGGCGCCGGAGATCCGAGTGTACGAAGAGAAGCTGCTCGCCGCGATTCGCTTCATTGTCCAGAGCAACTTCTTCCTGAACGAACCGCGGGCGGAACCGGAGGAGCAGCGGCTGATCGAGGTCATtgaagaggcagcggcgccAAGCAACGGTGCGCCGCCGAGCCCGAAGAACGCATCCGACGGAACGGAGGAAGGACACGCAGACTCGAAAGGACAGACAGCGAACGCTCTGCTTGAGTGCATCTCTGTCGACTGA